A window of Cyanobacteria bacterium GSL.Bin1 contains these coding sequences:
- a CDS encoding MFS transporter, producing MFKKLSEQFPDLNRTVWILAFGRLLSEIGTGFVLFYASIFFVNQVGLSATLVGIGIGSGQVAGVLGRFWGGVFTDSQAWGRRRTLLLSAAVSVLADIVLGLTYNFPTLLLGNLILGLGVGLYWPATEAVIADITTPNQRNEAFAITRVADSLGLGIGVVLGGLIISTAGNYRLLFAADGISFLVFFAVIYFAVEESYQFEEQASTQNNPFQGWGIALRDRAFVIFLAINVLFTTYISQIQSTLPLYFRNYVHTGGDELGFSPPIISALFTWYITFAAIMQLPMARFLNRFRRAQALTFSLSLWLVGFVLIWVTGLTQHAPLLTAIVTLGILSLSLNSYTPSASSLVADIAPASLRGVYLSLNSQCWAVGFFIGPPSGGWALDQSRIITDSYWLVAAATTLIGILVLRYLNQLLKS from the coding sequence ATGTTTAAAAAGCTCAGTGAACAATTCCCAGATCTCAATCGCACCGTTTGGATTCTTGCCTTTGGGCGGTTACTTTCAGAAATTGGGACGGGATTTGTCCTATTTTATGCCTCGATTTTCTTTGTCAATCAAGTGGGTTTATCCGCAACCTTAGTGGGAATTGGTATTGGTAGTGGTCAAGTGGCAGGGGTACTGGGACGCTTTTGGGGTGGCGTTTTTACCGATAGCCAAGCTTGGGGGAGACGACGCACCCTCTTACTCTCTGCTGCGGTGTCCGTTTTAGCGGATATTGTCCTCGGCTTAACTTATAATTTTCCAACCTTACTTCTAGGAAACTTGATTCTTGGCTTAGGAGTTGGGCTCTATTGGCCAGCAACGGAAGCGGTAATTGCCGATATTACCACCCCTAATCAACGTAATGAAGCCTTTGCGATTACCCGGGTTGCGGATAGTTTAGGCTTAGGAATTGGAGTGGTTTTAGGCGGATTAATTATTAGTACCGCTGGCAATTATCGTTTATTATTTGCAGCCGATGGCATTTCGTTTCTCGTTTTCTTTGCCGTCATTTATTTTGCGGTCGAGGAAAGTTATCAATTCGAGGAACAAGCAAGCACTCAGAATAATCCATTTCAAGGTTGGGGGATTGCCTTGCGCGATCGCGCTTTTGTGATCTTTCTTGCGATTAATGTCCTTTTTACCACCTACATTTCCCAAATTCAAAGTACCCTTCCCCTCTACTTCCGCAACTATGTTCATACGGGCGGAGACGAACTCGGCTTTTCGCCGCCAATCATTAGCGCTCTCTTCACTTGGTATATTACCTTTGCTGCGATTATGCAGTTACCCATGGCGCGATTTTTAAACCGTTTCCGACGCGCCCAAGCCCTCACCTTTTCCTTGTCGCTTTGGCTGGTGGGCTTTGTGTTAATTTGGGTAACAGGCCTTACCCAACACGCCCCACTCCTGACTGCCATTGTGACGTTAGGGATTTTGAGCCTAAGCTTAAACAGCTATACCCCTTCTGCTTCCTCTCTGGTTGCTGATATTGCCCCTGCTTCTTTGCGCGGTGTATATTTATCTTTAAATTCCCAATGTTGGGCAGTGGGGTTTTTTATTGGTCCGCCATCGGGTGGATGGGCACTGGATCAAAGCCGAATCATTACCGATTCGTATTGGCTGGTGGCTGCGGCGACGACTTTAATTGGCATCCTTGTATTGCGCTATTTGAATCAACTTCTAAAGTCATGA